The genomic window ACCCGGCCGCCGTCGACGCCGCCGCGGAGGAGCTGGCGTTGACCAAGCAGTCGATGCTGGCCGACGCCGCCGTCCTGCGTGAGCGCCACGGCGAGTATGGCCGGGCGGTCATCGAGTTGATCACGGCTCGGCGTGCGGGCGTCGGCAAGTTCCCGGTGACGTGGCTGGCGGACGGGGACACGGCCCAGCAGGCCACCCCGCGCCCGGTCGCGCAGGAACGCGCCCGCCGCCTCGTTGAGGCCGGGGCCCGCCTGGTCCACGACGTGACGTGTTCGATCGGCACGGAAGGCGCCCCGGCCCGGGAAGCTGGCCTAGACTGGCTCGGCTCGGACCTCGACCCGGCGCGGCTGGCCATGGCCCGCCACAACCTCGGCGACGACGCCTGGCTGTTGCGCGCGGATGCGTTGGCCCCGGTGAGCACAGGGGCCGTCGACGTCGTCGTCGCCGACCCCGCGCGCCGGTCCGGCGGTCGTCGGATCACGGATCCCGCGCAGTTGATCCCGCCGTTGCCGGATCTGCTGGAGGTCTACGCCGGGCGCGAACTGGCGGTCAAGTGCGCGCCGGGCCTGGATTTTTCGGACTGGGACGGGCTGGTGTCGATCGCCAGCGTCGACGGCGCGGTCAAGGAGGCCTGCCTGTACACCCCGGGCTTGGCGCAGGGGACCCGCCGCGAGGCGTTCATGGTGGTGGGCGGGGAAGCCGACCGGATTTCCGACCGTGAGCCCGATGACGTCGGGGCGGGGGAGCTGGGGCGGTTTCTCATTGACCCGGACGGCGCCGTGGTGCGCGCCGGGCTGGTGCGCCACTATGCGCGCCGGGAGGGGTTGTGGATGCTGGATGAGCGGATCGCGTATCTGACCGGTGACCGCATCCCGGCCGGTCGCACCGGTTTTGAGGTCGTCGAACAGGTGCCGTTGAAGAGGTTGAAGGCGGCGTTGGCCGCTCACGGCGCCGGCAGCGTGGAGATTCTGGTGCGCGGCGTCGACGTGGATCCCGATCAGTTGCGCAAGAAGCTCAAGTTGAAGGGGAAGAAGCAGATGGCGGTGGTGTGCACCCGGATCGGGCGTGCCGGGGTGGCGGTGATCTGCGGGCCGCGGACATCGGGCGACGAACGGTAGAGTGGCGCGGGTCACGATGCCCGCTGTCAGGGGATATTGGGTTGTCCTACCTGTGACCGAGGTCCTTTTCTTTGAGGTTTGGGCACCCTTACAATGGGTGGCACGCTCCCTTGGGGCAGGAAGGTGGCCACCCCACCGCCCCTCGCCTAGACACCTTGGTCTAGGATAGTGTGGACAGAACTGTCTATAATGTACTTTGACTGAAAGGGAAACAGCATGCCCAGCATCGTCGTGCTCGTCAAGCACGTGCCGGACACTTGGTCCGCCAAGACGCTCGAAGCCGATCACACGCTCGACCGCGTCAACGTCGACTCCATCATCGATGAAATCAACGAGTACGCCGTCGAACAGGCGCTGCGCATCAAGGAGTCCGACGAGGCCGCCGGATACCAGGTCATCGCCGCCACGATGGGCCCCGCCGGCGCCGACGAGGCGCTGCGCAAGGCACTGTCGATGGGCGCCGACGACGCGGTGCGGCTAAGCGACGACGCCCTCGCCGGCTCCGACGCCATCGGCACCGCCTGGGCGCTGACCAACCTGCTCAACACGCTTGACGACGTCCGCCTCATCGTCACCGGTGCCGCCTCCTCCGACGGCGAAACCGGCCTGCTGACCGGCCTGCTCGCCGAATACCGCCAGCTGCCCGCCTTGACGGGAGTGCACGCCGTGTCCGTCGCCGACGGCTCCGTCACCGGCACCCGCGACGGCGCCCGCGGCACCTATGAGCTGCAGGCGAGCCTGCCGGCCATCGTCTCGGTGACCGACAAGGCGGACAAGCCGCGGTTCCCCAACTTCAAGAAGATGCGCGCCGCCAAGGCCCACGAGATCACCGTCCACGACCTCGCCGGCGTCGGCGTCGAGCCCGCCCAGGTGGGCCTGAACAACGCCGCCACCGTCGTGCAGTCCGTCACCGCCCGCCCTCCGCGCACCGCCGGCGAGGTCATCCAGGGCGCCGCCGACCCGCAGGCCGCCGCCAAGCAGATCGCCGACTTCCTGGCCGGCAAGAACCTCCTGTAAACCCGACCGACAAGCTAAGGAATTTTCTTCATGTCCCACGTGTACGTTCTGGTCGAGCACGACGCCGGCCAGCTCAACCCCGTCACCGCCGAGCTGATCACCGCCGCCCGCCCCCTGGGCGTGGTCTCCGCCGTGGTGGTCGGCACTCCGGGCAGCGCCGAGCCCCTCGCCGCGGAACTGGGCGCCCTCGGCGCGGAGCAGGTCATCGATGCCGGCGCCGCCGACTACGACTCCCGCCTGCTGCTGCCCGAGGTCGACGCCCTGCACGCGCTCGGCTCCGCCAACCCGGCCCCGATCGTCATCTCCGCCACCGAATACGGCAACGAGATCGCCGGCCGCCTGGCCGCCCGACTGGCCTCCGGCGTGCTGGCCAACGTCATCGCCGTCAACGCCGACCGCACGGCCACGCACCTGCTGTTCGGCGGCCAGCTCGAAACCGTCGCCGCAGCCGGCGGCGCCTGCCCGATCTACACGATCCGCGCCGGCTCGGTCACCCCGGTCCCGCAGGCCGCCTCCGGCGCCGTGGCCCCGATGCAGCTGCCGGCCGCCACCGCTAAGGACGCCGCCGTGGTCAACTTCACCAAGGCCGCCGACGCCGATCGCCCGGCGCTGTCGCAGGCCAAAGCCATCGTCGCCGGCGGCCGCGGCGTCGGCTCCGAAGAATCCTTCGGCGCGGTCGTCGAACCGCTGGCGGACGCGCTCTCCGGTGCGGTGGGCGTGACCCGCGACGTCGCCGACGAAGGCTGGTACGACGCGAAATACCAGATCGGCCAGACCGGTGAAACCGTCTCCCCGGACCTCTACATCGGCGTCGGCGTCTCCGGCGCGATCCAGCACACCTCCGGCATGCAGTCCTCCGGCACCATCGTCGCCATCAACCAGGACGGCGACGAGCCGATTTTCCAGATCGCGGACCTCGGTGTCGTCGGTGACCTGCACGAGATCGTCCCCGCCCTGACCGAGGAGCTCAACTCCCGGAAGTAATCTCGGCGGCGCCCTGCCACACACCCCGTGTCCCCGGGCTCGACTACGTGCGCATGGTCGGGCCCGGGATTTTTCTGCACGTGCAGAATCCCTCCCTCAGCGGTGGGGTTAGAATCTCAGGCATGACTGACACGTTGCACTACCTGGACCACGCCGCGACCACCCCGATGCGACAGGTCGCCGTCGAGGCCTGGCTCAAGCACTCCAGCGCCGTCAACCCCGGCGGCCAGTACGGCTCCGGACGTCGGGCCCGCAGCGTGCTCGACGACGCCCGCGAACAGATCGCCGAACTCATGGGCGCGGACCCCATCGAAGTGATCTTCACCTCCTCCGGCACCGAGGCCGACAACATCGCCATCCAGGGGCTGTTCGAGATCAGCGAGAACAACCGCGTCGTCTCCACCACGATCGAGCACCCGGCCGTCAAAGACGCCGTGGAGAAGCTGGCGAAAGAACGCGGCGCCGAGGTCGCGCTGCTGCCCGTCGACCGCCACTCGCATGTCAGCGACCTCACGCCCCTGGACGCCCCGGCGGCGCTGGCGACGTGCATGTACGCCAACAACGAGACCGGCGCGATCCAGCCCATTCCGGAGATCATCGCCCGCGCCGCCGCGCAGGGCACCCCGGTGCACGTCGACGCCGTCCAGGCCGTCGGGCGCGTGCCCATCGACTTCCACGGGCTCGGCGCCACCACATTGGCGTCCTCGGCGCATAAATACGGCGGTCCGCGCGGCGCCGGTTTCCTGCTGGCCAAGCGCTCGCCCGCACCGTCCGCGATCCTCGTCGGCGGCGGCCAGGAACGAGGCATCCGCCCCGGCACCGTCGACGTCGCCTCCGCCGCGTCCATGGCGGCCGCGCTCACCGAGGCCGTCACCGAGATGGAGCAGGAGAACGCGCGCATCGCCGGCCTGCGCGACGACCTGCAGGCCAAGATCCTCGCCGCCGTCGACGACGTCCGAGTCAACACCGCCGAGCCCGCCTTGCCGGGGCATCTGCACCTGTCCTTCCCGGGCGCCGACGGCGACAGCATGATCATGCTGCTCGACTCCCTCGGCGTCGAGGCCGCCACCGGCTCCGCCTGCAGTGCCGGCGTCAACCGCATGAGCCACGTGCTCGAGGCGATGGGCGTGGCCGACAGCGAAGGCATCGGCTCCTTGCGCTTCACCCTCGGCCGCACCACCACCGCCGAGGACGTCGACTACCTCGCGGCCCACATCGCCGACGTGGTGGGCAAGGCGCGCAACGCCGGGTTGCGGTAGGGACTCGCAGACGGCAGTGAATCGGCACGCAGTGGGGAATAAGCGGTGCCGAGACACTGCCTGCAGCCATGCTTCGCGGTGACGCCGTGGTTGACGTTTCACGTCAGAAAATACGACGGGTCGGAAAATTCACCCGCCCGCCTGCTCCTTGACCTTCACCACCTGGGGAAATAAAGGCGCGCCAAGACACAAAGAGTGACGTTTTCCGACGCCTCGTATTTCTCGACGGGTCGATGCGCCATACGACCCGGCCCACGCTAGTCCTCGTCGACCAGCGCATTCGCCCCGGAGAAGAACTCCCGGGTCCAGCGCTCGTCCTTGTACTGCGCCGGCACCGCGCCCGCCAACAGCGGCTTGGCCAGGGCGGCGGCCTCCGCCGAGCCCTCGGCCGGCAACGGGGTGTCCGAGCCGAGCAGGATGATGTTGCCGTAGCGGCGCCCCTTGAGCATCGCCGGATCAGAGATGACCGCCACGTGCTCGAAGACTTGCGCCATGCCGGCCAGCTCCGCCTTGGCCAACCGTAGATCCGAGCGGTCGCCGCAGTTGGCGGCGTACAGCCCGCCCGGCGCCAGCGAGGAGTGCGCGGAGCGGAAAAATTCCAGCGTCGTCAGGCTCTCCGGGGTCGTCTCCCCGGCGAAGACGTCGCGGATGATGACGTCCCGGGTGGCCGGTTTGAAGGAGTCGGTGACCCGGCGGGCCTCGCCGACGCGGATCTTGACCGTCGGCGCGCGCGGGATGTCGAACCACTCGCGCACATAGGACGCGAGCTTGTCGTCCAGCTCGACGACGGTGTGGCGCGACTCGG from Corynebacterium maris DSM 45190 includes these protein-coding regions:
- a CDS encoding class I SAM-dependent methyltransferase produces the protein MALTTDEVAYLRAHPAAVDAAAEELALTKQSMLADAAVLRERHGEYGRAVIELITARRAGVGKFPVTWLADGDTAQQATPRPVAQERARRLVEAGARLVHDVTCSIGTEGAPAREAGLDWLGSDLDPARLAMARHNLGDDAWLLRADALAPVSTGAVDVVVADPARRSGGRRITDPAQLIPPLPDLLEVYAGRELAVKCAPGLDFSDWDGLVSIASVDGAVKEACLYTPGLAQGTRREAFMVVGGEADRISDREPDDVGAGELGRFLIDPDGAVVRAGLVRHYARREGLWMLDERIAYLTGDRIPAGRTGFEVVEQVPLKRLKAALAAHGAGSVEILVRGVDVDPDQLRKKLKLKGKKQMAVVCTRIGRAGVAVICGPRTSGDER
- a CDS encoding electron transfer flavoprotein subunit beta/FixA family protein, whose amino-acid sequence is MPSIVVLVKHVPDTWSAKTLEADHTLDRVNVDSIIDEINEYAVEQALRIKESDEAAGYQVIAATMGPAGADEALRKALSMGADDAVRLSDDALAGSDAIGTAWALTNLLNTLDDVRLIVTGAASSDGETGLLTGLLAEYRQLPALTGVHAVSVADGSVTGTRDGARGTYELQASLPAIVSVTDKADKPRFPNFKKMRAAKAHEITVHDLAGVGVEPAQVGLNNAATVVQSVTARPPRTAGEVIQGAADPQAAAKQIADFLAGKNLL
- a CDS encoding electron transfer flavoprotein subunit alpha/FixB family protein, which translates into the protein MSHVYVLVEHDAGQLNPVTAELITAARPLGVVSAVVVGTPGSAEPLAAELGALGAEQVIDAGAADYDSRLLLPEVDALHALGSANPAPIVISATEYGNEIAGRLAARLASGVLANVIAVNADRTATHLLFGGQLETVAAAGGACPIYTIRAGSVTPVPQAASGAVAPMQLPAATAKDAAVVNFTKAADADRPALSQAKAIVAGGRGVGSEESFGAVVEPLADALSGAVGVTRDVADEGWYDAKYQIGQTGETVSPDLYIGVGVSGAIQHTSGMQSSGTIVAINQDGDEPIFQIADLGVVGDLHEIVPALTEELNSRK
- a CDS encoding cysteine desulfurase family protein translates to MTDTLHYLDHAATTPMRQVAVEAWLKHSSAVNPGGQYGSGRRARSVLDDAREQIAELMGADPIEVIFTSSGTEADNIAIQGLFEISENNRVVSTTIEHPAVKDAVEKLAKERGAEVALLPVDRHSHVSDLTPLDAPAALATCMYANNETGAIQPIPEIIARAAAQGTPVHVDAVQAVGRVPIDFHGLGATTLASSAHKYGGPRGAGFLLAKRSPAPSAILVGGGQERGIRPGTVDVASAASMAAALTEAVTEMEQENARIAGLRDDLQAKILAAVDDVRVNTAEPALPGHLHLSFPGADGDSMIMLLDSLGVEAATGSACSAGVNRMSHVLEAMGVADSEGIGSLRFTLGRTTTAEDVDYLAAHIADVVGKARNAGLR
- a CDS encoding spermidine synthase, yielding MGRKRAQAVNTASSIIGNYEISTGKAEVVADEFRSDAYVLYVNGVPSSHVSIGRPRDLDFEYMRWLAAAIEHFVDAHLDPARLRVTHLGGAACTMARYFADVWPESRHTVVELDDKLASYVREWFDIPRAPTVKIRVGEARRVTDSFKPATRDVIIRDVFAGETTPESLTTLEFFRSAHSSLAPGGLYAANCGDRSDLRLAKAELAGMAQVFEHVAVISDPAMLKGRRYGNIILLGSDTPLPAEGSAEAAALAKPLLAGAVPAQYKDERWTREFFSGANALVDED